A DNA window from Thermoanaerobaculia bacterium contains the following coding sequences:
- the modA gene encoding molybdate ABC transporter substrate-binding protein, with protein sequence MHLARSICLLFSFLAVASPAQASVTAGPGAPVELRFYAAASLRDVLRELTPALERATGTTLVWNLGASSDLARQIVAAGKADLFFSADEGWMDHLAAEGLVDAASRRSPLSNRLVVIVPADSPLRLTSARDLASPAVRRLSLAHPEAVPAGKYARAWLEQSGVWSAVAKRVVPALDVRAALAAVESGAIEAGIVYRTDVVHAPRVRVALEVPEGEGPSISYALAALADRPHLERARAVVAWLCGPEAVEVFARHGFGRRESAR encoded by the coding sequence CGGTGACCGCCGGCCCCGGGGCGCCGGTCGAGCTCCGCTTCTACGCGGCGGCAAGTCTGCGCGACGTCCTTCGAGAGCTCACCCCGGCGCTCGAACGGGCGACAGGTACCACGCTGGTCTGGAACCTCGGCGCTTCGAGCGACCTGGCGCGACAGATCGTCGCGGCGGGGAAGGCCGATCTCTTCTTTTCGGCGGATGAGGGTTGGATGGACCACCTCGCTGCCGAAGGCCTCGTCGACGCGGCGTCCCGCCGCTCACCGCTCAGCAACCGCTTGGTCGTGATCGTGCCGGCGGATAGCCCGCTGCGCCTGACGAGTGCCCGGGATCTCGCTTCGCCTGCGGTCCGGCGGCTCTCGCTCGCCCATCCCGAGGCCGTACCGGCAGGAAAGTACGCCCGCGCGTGGCTCGAACAAAGCGGTGTCTGGAGCGCCGTCGCGAAGCGCGTCGTGCCGGCGCTCGACGTCCGGGCGGCGCTCGCGGCGGTCGAATCGGGTGCCATCGAGGCCGGCATCGTCTATCGCACCGACGTCGTGCATGCACCTCGTGTTCGGGTCGCCCTCGAGGTGCCGGAAGGCGAAGGACCGTCGATCTCCTATGCCCTGGCGGCGCTCGCCGACCGGCCGCATCTCGAACGGGCGCGCGCGGTCGTCGCCTGGCTGTGCGGCCCGGAAGCGGTGGAAGTCTTCGCCCGCCACGGCTTCGGGCGCCGCGAGAGCGCCCGATGA